The Desulfosoma caldarium genome has a window encoding:
- a CDS encoding TRAP transporter small permease subunit, with product MPRCLRSFRGRGHSNVEMLKMANPFSSLVDSFVERQGRLCALLILPLSVVVIYEVAMRYLFNAPTIWGFEMTTFLYGLHYMLGLAYTELHGGHVKVDILTARMKKKPATLLAILTNAVIFVPVMSLLVGSHVIVFHEEAIRCFVPARGCASWFQTQHG from the coding sequence ATGCCCAGATGCCTGCGGTCCTTTCGGGGCCGCGGGCACTCCAATGTGGAGATGCTCAAGATGGCCAATCCCTTCAGCTCCTTAGTGGATAGTTTTGTCGAGCGCCAGGGTCGGCTATGTGCCCTGCTGATCCTTCCCCTGAGTGTCGTTGTCATCTATGAAGTGGCCATGCGCTATCTATTTAACGCTCCCACGATCTGGGGCTTTGAAATGACCACCTTTCTCTACGGGCTGCACTACATGCTGGGCCTGGCCTACACCGAATTGCACGGCGGTCATGTCAAGGTGGATATTCTTACGGCCCGCATGAAGAAAAAACCGGCCACTCTCCTTGCCATTCTCACCAATGCGGTCATTTTTGTCCCCGTCATGAGCCTACTTGTTGGGTCCCATGTTATAGTATTCCACGAAGAAGCTATCCGCTGTTTCGTGCCCGCGAGAGGCTGCGCGTCATGGTTTCAAACGCAACATGGAG
- a CDS encoding TRAP transporter substrate-binding protein, which yields MKRWATVATVCVLALFLAVGTGLAAKKQRGKFAEDPRHNMAKRITFKPSDKTFRWKMVMPWTKGLLFYDIAQHFADSVRLASAGRLDIKVFSADELVPAMQTFDAVAQGTAEVGHDWPGYWKGKNEAFVAFGSVPFGLDAEGYNIWLYEKGGLEMMQELYGRFGLHALPCGQVGQEMGLFSNKRATKMEDFKGLRVRTPGWYMDIMNMLGASVSPLPGGEVYLALERGVIDAAEFSSPAINYPMGFDEVTKYSIQPGVHQPGCQCAVFFNKKAWDELPEDLKWIVQIAAMETQLWSYNWVNALNAKAIEEFKKRIEFVRMDTDALIQFRKTTKEYLDSLKEKFPDVKKVLDSQEAFIEEYAVWRDARSGVAPWPYEVYISGRVTE from the coding sequence ATGAAGCGTTGGGCTACTGTGGCAACGGTGTGTGTCTTGGCGCTTTTTTTGGCTGTGGGAACGGGTCTGGCGGCCAAAAAGCAGCGCGGTAAGTTTGCAGAAGATCCGCGCCATAACATGGCCAAGAGAATAACTTTCAAGCCGTCCGACAAGACATTTCGCTGGAAGATGGTCATGCCTTGGACCAAGGGGCTGTTGTTCTACGACATCGCCCAACATTTTGCTGACAGTGTTCGGTTGGCCTCGGCAGGACGCCTGGACATCAAAGTCTTTTCGGCCGACGAATTGGTTCCGGCCATGCAGACCTTTGATGCGGTCGCTCAGGGAACGGCCGAAGTGGGCCATGATTGGCCGGGGTATTGGAAGGGCAAAAACGAAGCGTTCGTGGCTTTTGGTTCCGTGCCCTTCGGTCTGGACGCCGAAGGCTACAATATTTGGCTCTACGAAAAGGGTGGCCTGGAGATGATGCAGGAACTCTACGGGCGTTTTGGACTGCATGCGCTGCCCTGCGGTCAAGTGGGACAGGAAATGGGCCTTTTTTCCAACAAGCGCGCCACCAAGATGGAAGACTTCAAAGGCCTTCGTGTGCGCACGCCCGGCTGGTACATGGACATCATGAACATGCTGGGAGCTTCGGTCAGCCCGCTGCCCGGCGGGGAAGTCTATTTGGCCTTGGAACGTGGCGTGATCGATGCCGCTGAATTCTCTTCTCCGGCGATCAACTATCCCATGGGTTTTGACGAAGTGACCAAATATTCCATTCAGCCGGGCGTCCATCAGCCGGGCTGCCAATGTGCGGTGTTTTTCAACAAAAAGGCCTGGGACGAACTGCCGGAAGATCTCAAATGGATCGTGCAGATTGCCGCCATGGAAACCCAGCTTTGGAGCTACAACTGGGTGAACGCCCTAAATGCCAAGGCCATTGAGGAATTCAAGAAGCGCATCGAATTCGTTCGCATGGACACGGACGCTCTCATTCAATTCCGGAAGACTACGAAAGAATATTTGGATTCACTCAAGGAAAAATTTCCCGACGTGAAGAAGGTTCTGGATTCTCAGGAAGCCTTCATTGAAGAATACGCCGTGTGGCGCGACGCTCGAAGCGGCGTGGCGCCGTGGCCCTATGAGGTCTATATCTCCGGGCGGGTGACCGAATAA
- a CDS encoding FAD-linked oxidase C-terminal domain-containing protein, giving the protein MVSKHFIKALADVVGKDNVFVDEADRAVYAYDAAVLDPVVPAAVVRPVTAESLGRVVRLCHDNEVPLTVRGAGTNLSGGTIPKAHGVVVLTNALNRILELNVEDLYAVVEPGLITAKFAAAVEAHGLFYPPDPGSQAVSTLGGNVAENAGGLRGLKYGVTRDYVMGLEFFDAHGDAIKTGARTVKCVTGYNLASLLVGSEGTLGVIYKIVLKLIPQPQHRKSMMAIFDSVSGASQTVAAIIAEKILPATLEFLDNFTIRAVESFSRAGLPTDAAAMLLIEVDGHPAQVEEDAAKVEAICRRLGAQRLRVAQTAQERDKVWEARRAALSALAKLKPTVVLEDATVPRSRIPDMVQAVQEIAAKYNLTIGTFGHAGDGNLHPTILTDRRHTEEWHRVERAVEEIFDRALALGGTLSGEHGIGLAKAPFMVKETTRATLEYARRIKRALDPKNILNPGKVIGEA; this is encoded by the coding sequence ATGGTCTCGAAGCATTTCATCAAGGCTTTGGCGGATGTGGTGGGCAAGGACAATGTCTTTGTGGACGAGGCGGATCGAGCGGTGTACGCCTATGATGCGGCGGTTTTGGATCCTGTGGTGCCCGCCGCGGTGGTGCGGCCCGTTACGGCCGAAAGCCTGGGGCGTGTGGTTCGCCTGTGTCACGATAACGAGGTGCCGCTGACCGTTCGCGGTGCTGGCACGAATCTGAGCGGCGGCACCATTCCCAAAGCCCACGGCGTGGTGGTGCTCACCAATGCCCTCAACCGCATTTTGGAACTCAACGTAGAAGACCTTTACGCCGTGGTGGAACCCGGGCTCATCACGGCCAAATTTGCCGCCGCCGTGGAAGCCCACGGCCTCTTTTACCCTCCCGATCCCGGAAGCCAGGCCGTGTCCACTCTCGGCGGTAACGTGGCCGAAAACGCCGGAGGGCTGCGCGGTTTGAAATATGGCGTGACGCGCGACTATGTGATGGGTCTCGAATTTTTTGACGCTCACGGAGACGCCATCAAGACCGGGGCACGCACGGTCAAGTGTGTGACGGGCTACAACTTGGCTTCCCTTCTTGTGGGATCGGAAGGCACGCTGGGGGTCATTTACAAGATTGTGCTCAAACTCATCCCTCAGCCACAGCACCGAAAATCCATGATGGCCATCTTTGACAGCGTCTCGGGCGCGTCCCAAACCGTGGCGGCCATTATTGCGGAAAAAATTCTTCCGGCGACGTTGGAATTTTTGGATAATTTCACCATTCGTGCCGTGGAGTCTTTTTCGCGAGCCGGGCTGCCCACGGACGCCGCTGCCATGCTGCTCATTGAAGTGGACGGTCACCCGGCGCAGGTCGAAGAGGATGCGGCCAAGGTAGAAGCCATTTGCCGCCGGCTGGGTGCGCAGCGGCTTCGCGTGGCCCAGACGGCCCAGGAACGAGACAAGGTTTGGGAAGCGCGCCGAGCGGCCTTATCGGCCCTGGCCAAGCTCAAACCCACGGTGGTTTTGGAGGACGCCACGGTGCCACGAAGCCGAATTCCCGACATGGTGCAAGCCGTGCAAGAAATTGCGGCCAAATACAACCTGACCATCGGCACCTTTGGCCATGCCGGGGACGGCAACCTGCATCCCACCATCTTGACCGACCGGCGCCACACCGAGGAGTGGCATCGCGTGGAACGGGCGGTGGAAGAGATCTTTGATCGAGCGCTGGCATTGGGCGGCACCCTGTCCGGCGAACACGGCATCGGGTTGGCCAAGGCACCCTTTATGGTCAAGGAAACCACGCGGGCCACTTTGGAATATGCGCGTCGCATCAAACGGGCTTTGGATCCCAAAAACATTTTGAATCCCGGCAAGGTGATCGGGGAGGCGTGA